Genomic DNA from Canis aureus isolate CA01 chromosome 32, VMU_Caureus_v.1.0, whole genome shotgun sequence:
gcgtgatctggagactagggatcgagtcccacatcgggctccctgcgtggagcctgcttctccttccgcctgtgtctctgcctctctctctctctctcatgaataaataaataaaatattttttaaaaatcaaatcaaatcaaatctgggggtcccttggtggctcagtcggttaggcatctgccttcagctcaggtcatgatcccagggtcctagatgCAGCCAGGCtctggactctctgctcagcgggcagcctgcttctccctcccctctgcctctccccctgctggtctgctcttcctctctctttctatctcaaataaatacaatcttttaagtaataaataaaaaataaaatctgttaattaacaaaatattccGTGACCAAAAAAAGAGTACACAcagcatgatttcatttatagaaagaacaaaaacagaccCAAGTAATGTACACTATTAGAACTTGGGGTTGTAGTTACCCTTGGGTAACTAGGGGTTACCCAAGGGGGTTCTGGGGTGCTGgtcatgttctttctcttgatCTGAGGGCTGGTTATGTGGCTTTGTTAAATCTGTAAAAATTCAAGTTGTACATGACAGCTGTGCTTTTCTGCATGGTCCTTAGCATTGAATAAacgttttaagatttttattaaaaataaaaagataagtagAAGTTCAAATACTTTACGTAGATACTCCGTCCTcaaggaagaggagcaggagtCCCCTCTCCATAGGTGTGGGCCATTCACAGTGACTTCTTCCAAGGAGATCAGTATGGTAAGGAGTGGAAAGAATGACTCACCACGAAGAAACTTGACAAACACTACTTCAACAGGTTGATTAAGGCCAACATCAACCATCCTGAGTCAGGCTGACAATATCTAGCCTTGACATGATGTGAGTAAGATGGCACTTTACTTCTATGGTCCTCCTGCCAATAACCCATAACCCCAGCCTCAACGTGAGAGAAGCAGACAGTTTCCAGTACTGGGCCTCCTGTGGAATACCAGGCCAGTATTCCTGAAAACtctcaaggtcatcaaaaacaaagataGTCAGAAACGTCACAGCCAAGGGGAGCTTAACGACACATGGTCACTCAGTATAATGTGGTGTCTTCCtcgatgggatcctggaacaggagAGGACATCAGGCTAAAACTAAGGAGATTGAATAAAGCACGACTTTAGTTCATTAAGGAGTGAGCgccagagagggggagagggagagggagacggggtgagggagggagggaggcagggagggaggtggggagggagacgCAGGCAGACCGAGAGCGGTGTTCCCTAAAACTCAGCCTCGGCTCAGACCCTGATCTTTTTATTGCGTGAGCGGAACCTAGTAGAGACACAGACTGAAGACTGTCGTCCTTTCTCTCAGCCGCGGTCCTCACACCTGCTCGGCGGCTCCTCCAGACTCCCCAGCCGTGGCCGTGACTGCGGCCCAGATTGAGCACACAGCTTTCTCGTTTCCAGGAATGAGAGAGCCCAGTCCCGACTAAATCTAAATTTGCTCCTCACATCCAGTCTGGGGCGTGTTCTCAGCCTTCTGCGGACCCGACGAGACCCCACGGGGAGGGGAGAAGTCTGCTCTGTTTCTGTGCTCCttcctcccccggccccccacctTGCAGGCCTCTCCACCTGGATGGGTGCAGGGGGAGGGTGCTGGAGGAGACACCAATCTCTATCCGGCTGGTGCTGTGTATCTTCTCCCTGGGTGAAGGGTGCCCTTATGGAGCAGGTGTTCCCCTGCGGGCTTTTCATCAAGTGCCTTAGGGTCCCCGCTGTCCTGCACATCACAGAGTTCCTAAGTGGCTCCTGGACTCTGGCTGACCTCCTGCCCCCCCAGCTCACCCCCACCCTGTGGCTTCTAGGGTCTCCTCTGCAGTGAGCCCCCATGCATGCAGCTTGAGTCCAGCGCCTTCAGGATGCCTACCTGGCTCTCGGGAGACTCATATCCTCGTATTGCACCCCACTCTGTCATGCAGgctgccctctgctgcccccaccaTCACAGCTGCTCCCCCCCCAATCCAGGGATACATTTCAAGCAGGTACACAGTGTGCTGGTCCAGGGGAcagccttcttcttctccttctccttctccttctccttctccttcttctccttctccttctccttctccttctccttctccttctccttctccttctccttcttcttcttcttcttcttcttcctcttcttcaagatcttatttatttattcatgacagacacacaaagagagaggcagagactcaggccaagggagaagcaggctccatgcagggagcccgacgtgggacttgaacctggggctccaggatcatgccctgagctgaaagcaggtgctcacctgccaagccacccaagtgtccctctaaTTCCATCACTAAATAGAATCATTTAGCAGTAAGTTGCAGAAATCGTGGCACCTCACCCCTGAATGCTCAATCTTAGTCGCCTAGGATTTCCTACAATATCCTCCCACATAATTGCAGTGCTATGTTCATGACTAAGAAAATtcacattaggggcacctggaggccCAGTCTGCCTTCCGCCCCCACTTGCCCCCCACagtcagcaggagtctgcttctccctctccatccgcccctccccccacttatgACCTTGCGagcttgctctcaaataaataaaatcttaaaaaaaaagaaacctcacatTAATTCCATAATATTTTCTAATCTCCTGTCCATGCTTATGTACCCCCAATTGTCCCAAAAATGTCTTTTGTAACTTTAAACAGTTTTTAGGTCCAGGGTCCCATGAAATTGTACATATAatatttggttgttttgtttcttcactcTTCAACCTAGAAAaagacctttttttaaattttttattttatttttttaaagattttatttatttattcatagacacagagagagaggcagagacacagacagagggagagggcgaagtaggctccatgcagggagcccgatgtgggactcaatcccaggtctccaagatcacacccaaggctaaaggcggcaccaaactgctgcgccaccagggctgccgttGAAAaggaccttttctttctttttttttttttgaaaaggaccttttaaaaaaaaattatattgactGTTTTGAAGAATTTAAGCCCGTTTCCATGAGGAACAGCCCATAGCATGGATATTCTTCActtgattttaagttttttatcaTCTCTTACAAGGATAGAGGAGGGCAAAGGAGTTGCCCTTTAGAATGCAGGGTCTTTAttgtctcttgtttttatttattttttaaaaaagattgtatgtatttattcatgagagacacacacacacacccagaggcagagacacagggagaggtagaagcaggctccccgcaagagGCCATATGTGGGCTCCATCTAGGGACCCCAGGATGAGGCCCCGAGCCGgaggaagacgctcaaccgctgagccacccaggagtccctgtctcTTGTTTTAGATTAAGGACTTGGACTGAAATTCAGAGATGGCCAGAACATGCCCATTCCCTACCTGGTTGTGCAGGGTGTTGGAGGGGTGCTACAGAGCACGCTTCCCAAGAGGAACACATCCGCCTGGACAGAGGAGGGTCCCTCCTCATGGGTGCAGTGAGAAAGGAACCTGGGACAACCCAGGAGACTTGTTTTCAGCACCTTGTCCTGCCCTTGAGAGAAATAAGTAGGctgatcctggatcctgagaaGAGCTGGATGTTCCTCCCTAGCGACATGGCATCTCTCCCTGAAGACCTGCCCTGGGTAGTAGATGGAGCCAAGAGAACATGGCCCAAGGCCAAGGGCTGAGCCTTCCAGCTTCATTTGGTAACTGATATCAGGTGGCCAGGATGGCTGGGCCAATCTGAGAGAGGGTGGTATTTATAAAAGGCCTCCTCCCCCAGGGGCCAGAAGCTCTGTACCAGCCTCCACAATCCTACTGATCTCAAGCTCCTGCCTCTTCAGGTATGTTTCTTGAGCTCATTTTCCAGTCCCTGGAAACTCTACCATATATCCTGGGAACAGTGGAGATGGAGGAATGAAAGGACCTGAGGTTAGGTGTAGGAGGCCTGAGTTCAAGGCCTCCCTGCCCAGCTCCAAACCTCCGTTTCTCCATTTTGAAATTAGCGGCTTGGACTGGACCATCTTAAGGGCCCTTGGAGTGATTCAAAAGGAGAAATGGGGAGGGATCCCCACCTGGACGAGGGCAGCCGAGGCTCTGGCTGCAGCCCAACCTCAGGCTCTGAGATTATGAGGGGATGGGGACTCATCCTCAGAGGAGGTGTCTTCTGGGGTGTCGTAAAGAATGCCTCGGGCAAGGGGCATCACCAGTCATTTGCATCAGCCTGGGATGTTGGCCCCCTCCGTGTTGCTGGGGGGGAGCAGCTCCCTGTACCCTGGGTAGAAGGAGGTATTGGCAGGAAGCCAGTATGGACAGGGACTGCTTGGCATGATGTCCAGCATGACCTTGAGCTGGGGCCTGGTAAGGGGGCTTCCCTGTTTTCAAGTGTCAGTTGCCTCCACTCCAGCCTCAGAATTGGAAACTGAGGTGATGGCACAGGGGAGGCACAGGGGAGGTGATTCCCTCAGGTTGGGAATTTTGAGGCTCCTTTCCAGGCCTGAGATTCTGTGATGCTCTAACGATGAGCTCTGGGCACACGGGACCCAGGGCGGATGTATCTTAGTCTTTCTGGCGTCCAGCGGGGAGCCAAGCACTGAACAGGTGCCAGTGTGGATTgactgagtgagtgaatgaatgattggCTGCAACTTGACACTTGGCTtggctcctccttcttcttcccccGTAGTTGATACAGATGGCATTGTCCCAGATGGCCACAGAACTTCTCCTGGCCTCCACCATCTTCTGCTTGGTACTCTGGGTGGTCAAGGTCTGGCAGCCTCGGCTTCCCAAAGGCCTGAAGAGTCCACCGGGGCCCTGGGGCTGGCCCCTGCTCGGGAACGtgctgaccttgggcaagagCCCCCACCTGGCGCTGTCCAGGCTGAGCCAGCGTTATGGGGACGTGCTGCAGATCCGCATCGGCTCCACCCCCGTGCTGGTGCTCAGTGGCCTGGACACCATCCGGCAGGCCCTGGTGCGCCAGGGGGATGATTTCAAGGGCCGGCCCGACCTCTACAGCTTCTCTCTGGTGACCGACGGCCAAAGCCTGACCTTCAGCCCAGACTCCGGACCAGTGTGGGCTGCGCGCAGGCGCCTGGCTCAGAACGCGCTCAACACCTTCTCCATTGCCTCCGACCCGGCTTCCTCGTGCTCTTGCTACCTGGAAGAGCATGTGAGCAAGGAGGCCGAGGCCCTTCTCAGCAGGCTGCAGGAGCAGATGGCAGAGGTTGGGCGCTTTGATCCCTACAACCAAGTGCTGCTGTCAGTGGCCAATGTCATTGGTGCAATGTGCTTTGGGCACCACTTCTCTCAGAGAAGTGAGGAAATGCTCCCCCTCCTAATGAGCTCCAATGATTTTGTGGAGACCGCCTCCTCCGGGAACCCGGTGGACTTCTTCTCCATTCTCCAATATATGCCCAACTCAGCCCTGCAGAGATTCAAGAACTTCAACCAGACGTTTGTGCAGTCCCTGCAGAAAATTGTCCAGGAACACTATCAAGACTTTGATGAGGTGAGCCCAGGGTGCTGGTGGTGAGGGGGTACCCTGCAGAGCATGGGTGTGGCCCCTCTCACCCAGCTTTGAGGTACACACACGGCTGATGTGCTGCCAAGGCCTAGGAAGCCTCTGGAACATCTGGGACCGATCTTTCTCCCTCTTGGGGCTCATATTCCTCATCCAATTGCCTCCGTCTTGGGGTTGCTCAAAGTCCCAGAGATATTTGGCTGTGAATGGGGCCCTGGCAAAGTTCCACAATGTGGGGGGATGTTACCATGAGAAGGCTTTTGTTCTTCAGGAACCCGAACCCTGACGGGGGCTTATCCACACCTAGGTAGCACTTGGCTGCCAGTACTCTCCACAAGCTCTTCCTTTGAAATTGGTCCCCTGAGGTTATTGGGAGGGAAGGTATCCAGGCTGCTACCAGCTCCTCCTGTAAGCCCAACCTACTGCCTGGAATCCAGGTGGCAGTGCCATATAGGGTACGGCAAGGTCCAACCTGGAAGCGCCATGGTGCCCCTAAGCTTGTGTCCCCACAGCACAGTGTCCAGGACATCACAGGCGCCCTCTTGAAGCACAGTGAGAAGAGCTCCAGGACTAGTGATGGCCACATCTCCCATGAGAAGATAGTCAACATTATCAACGACATTTTTGGGGCCGGTAGGAACCAGACCCACgtcccttccatccatccatgccTGTTGTTCGACCACAGACTTGTCCAGCCCCTGAGTCCATCAGATAATTTGCCAACTATACACCAGATAGTGCAGGACACAGACATCTGGCCCATGTTCAGGGTTCTGAGTCCAGGTCATGCCAACAATTCCCAGTGGAAATTCAACTAAGTCCCTGTCtgtttctgggcctcagtttccccacgtGAACAATAATGGGTGCTCATGTAATTCTAGCAGCTAATTATAAAACTAGGAGACCCAGTCTCTACTCTCCGGAAAATCATGGGGggtggagacagagaaagcaatGCTTGGTACGTAAGTGTTGGATGCTTAGTAAATGTTGGTTTCTTGTTCTTGTCTTCCCCCTTCCTCACCTTGCATCATGCTGCCTAGGATTTGACACTGTCACAACGGCCATTTCCTGGAGTCTTATGTACCTTGTGGCAAACcctgagatacagagaaagatcCAGAAGGAGTTGGGTATGCGGTAGAGATGCACAAGCTAAGAGAAGCTTGAGATCCCCAGGTTCTTTGTTCAATGACATATAGCTGTTGTGTGCCTACCATGTGTAAGCCCTGGGCATACACTGGTGCCCACCCTTGCCTAGAACATGCTGGGGGTAGGGTGGTTACTGGGCCTTAGATATATAACAGACAGTACTATGTAATAGGGGACTTAGATACCATGAAGCAGTCGGGGCAGCCCTAAGCCCGGTTTGGTCTTCTGTGTTCTGCAGACACGGTGATTGGCAGGGCACGGCAGCCTCGCCTCTCTGACAGGCCCCAGCTGCCCTTAATGGAGGCCTTCATCCTGGAGATCTTCCGACACACCTCCTTTGTCCCCTTCACCATCCCCCACAGGTAaggcctgcttcttctgccttgCCACCTTTGTAGCCTTCACCATGTTTCTTCCTCCCATCTTCTCAGCCCTGGATCTGGCTCAGACCTCGGCCTCTCACTTCTGGCCACGTCACCAAGTTCCCCTCAGCCTCTTGGCTGCCGACAACCAATCCAACCATGATCAAACTACCCAGCTTTCAGGAGAAAGTCACACTGCTGATCTCAGCTCTCATTCACCTCTGCTCACATTCCTTTCCTGCAAGTACTCTCAATCCACCCGGGCTGGACTCGCTGTACCTCCCCAGCATGATGCGGTCAACCTCCAATTTTGCTTATGCTGgaccttctgcctggaatgccttttAACCTCTTCTCCCACCACCTGATCTTACCCTTGCCCAAGGTCAATCCTGACACAAATTTCCCCTTCACTATCAGGCTTTCTTGACTCTTCCAGCTGGCACAGCTTCATTCTCTGATATATT
This window encodes:
- the LOC144303551 gene encoding cytochrome P450 1A2-like — its product is MALSQMATELLLASTIFCLVLWVVKVWQPRLPKGLKSPPGPWGWPLLGNVLTLGKSPHLALSRLSQRYGDVLQIRIGSTPVLVLSGLDTIRQALVRQGDDFKGRPDLYSFSLVTDGQSLTFSPDSGPVWAARRRLAQNALNTFSIASDPASSCSCYLEEHVSKEAEALLSRLQEQMAEVGRFDPYNQVLLSVANVIGAMCFGHHFSQRSEEMLPLLMSSNDFVETASSGNPVDFFSILQYMPNSALQRFKNFNQTFVQSLQKIVQEHYQDFDEHSVQDITGALLKHSEKSSRTSDGHISHEKIVNIINDIFGAGFDTVTTAISWSLMYLVANPEIQRKIQKELDTVIGRARQPRLSDRPQLPLMEAFILEIFRHTSFVPFTIPHSTTKDTTLKGFYIPKECCVFINQWQVNHDQQVWGDPFAFRPERFLTADGTAINKTLSEKVMLFGMGKRRCIGEVLAKWEIFLFLAILLQRLEFSVPAGVKVDLTPIYGLTMKHTRCEHVQARPRFSIK